The Candidatus Binataceae bacterium region GTCGATCTACTTGCGGATGAGCGCTGAAGTTGGCAGATGCTTCGCTATCTCTTTTAGTTCTTCTACGAATTGAGCCATTGCCAGGTGGCGAGCCTGCGCTTCGGGCACGCGAAGAATCGAGGACGGATGTACGGTTACTACGATATAGGGCGCCAACTTTGACGGCATCAATTGTCCACGCTGGTGCGAGACGCGAAAATCAGGTCCGATGAGAACCTTGGCGGCGGTAGCGCCGAGGCACACTATGATCTTCGGACGAATCAGCGCGATTTCGGCGTCGAGCCAGGGACGGCAAGCGGCAATTTCGTCGGCATTGGGTCTCTTGTGAATCCTTAGTTTCCCGCGCCGCGTCGAGTTGAAATGCTTGACGATATTCGTGATGTAAACTTGTG contains the following coding sequences:
- a CDS encoding UdgX family uracil-DNA binding protein (This protein belongs to the uracil DNA glycosylase superfamily, members of which act in excision repair of DNA. However, it belongs more specifically to UdgX branch, whose founding member was found to bind uracil in DNA (where it does not belong), without cleaving it, appears to promote DNA repair by a pathway involving RecA, rather than base excision.); the protein is MAGKRPDRRIPASLISPHADLAQLRLAVQDCRGCDIWERATQAIFGEGGPGARVMFVGEQPGAREDLAGHPFVGPAGALLSRALLEAGIERTQVYITNIVKHFNSTRRGKLRIHKRPNADEIAACRPWLDAEIALIRPKIIVCLGATAAKVLIGPDFRVSHQRGQLMPSKLAPYIVVTVHPSSILRVPEAQARHLAMAQFVEELKEIAKHLPTSALIRK